One window from the genome of Spirosoma rhododendri encodes:
- a CDS encoding histone deacetylase family protein — protein sequence MLQIAFSLVYRLRLPEGHRFPMLKYELIYEQLLYEGTCTDDNFFAPSPVDDHWVLGVHTANYVQQLKTLTVPAEMVRRIGFPLTPELIDREWIITQGTIDCTQIAKRDGVAMNVAGGTHHAFPDRGEGFCMLNDVGVAAHYLLETGQVRQILVIDLDVHQGNGTAVMFQHEPRVFTFSVHGKDNYPLRKEQSDLDVELPTGTADELYLNTLYDTLPRLIDRVQPDFLFYVSGVDILASDRLGKMAVSREGCLQRDRFVFEQAIQRNLPITVSMGGGYSPRLTDIVEAHCNTFRLASGLYF from the coding sequence ATGCTTCAGATTGCCTTTTCGCTAGTATACCGGCTCCGACTACCCGAAGGTCACCGGTTCCCAATGCTTAAATATGAACTGATATACGAGCAGCTTCTCTACGAAGGCACCTGCACCGACGATAACTTTTTCGCGCCCTCGCCGGTCGATGACCACTGGGTGCTGGGCGTACACACCGCCAACTACGTACAACAGCTTAAAACGCTGACCGTACCGGCCGAGATGGTGCGCCGAATCGGCTTCCCGCTAACACCCGAGCTGATCGACCGTGAATGGATCATCACGCAGGGGACCATCGACTGCACCCAGATTGCCAAGCGGGACGGTGTTGCGATGAACGTAGCCGGAGGAACACACCATGCGTTCCCCGACCGGGGTGAAGGGTTCTGTATGCTGAACGACGTGGGCGTAGCAGCACACTACTTGCTCGAAACGGGGCAGGTCCGGCAAATCTTGGTGATTGATCTGGACGTACATCAGGGCAACGGAACGGCGGTCATGTTCCAGCACGAACCGCGCGTTTTCACGTTCAGCGTTCACGGCAAAGACAACTACCCGCTCCGCAAAGAACAGTCTGACCTCGACGTCGAACTCCCCACCGGCACCGCCGACGAATTGTATCTCAACACACTTTACGATACGCTCCCCAGACTAATCGACCGAGTCCAGCCCGACTTCCTGTTCTACGTATCGGGTGTCGACATTCTGGCGTCCGACCGGCTGGGTAAAATGGCTGTCAGCCGGGAGGGGTGCCTACAACGCGACCGCTTCGTGTTCGAGCAAGCTATCCAGCGCAACCTCCCGATCACCGTATCGATGGGGGGCGGCTACTCACCCCGCTTAACTGACATCGTCGAAGCCCACTGCAACACGTTTCGGCTGGCGAGTGGGCTGTATTTTTAG
- a CDS encoding branched-chain amino acid aminotransferase, whose protein sequence is MTTDVLQIELRKAERSRIQEVDFNNLPFGKHFSDHMFVADFIDGEWTSQMIVPFDNFTLSPALSSLHYGQSIFEGMKAFKNEAGEVRLFRPYENFKRMNESAKRMCMATLTEDVFMGGLEALLRVDADWVPSSPESSLYVRPYMFATDTYLGVAPSKTYRFCIFTCPVGAYYSKPPKLKIETEYIRSAPGGVGFAKCAGNYAGSMYPTLLAQQQGYDQLIWTDAREHKYIEESGTMNIMFVIDGKLVTPATSDSILKGVTRDSLLQIARSMGIEVEERLVSIDEVLTGIESGRLTEAFGAGTAVGASPYALIGYNGKDYMLPEYGPTDSVAVKLRDQMNAIRTGQVEDTFGWVHTV, encoded by the coding sequence ATGACGACGGACGTCTTGCAAATTGAGTTGCGGAAAGCGGAACGCTCCCGCATTCAGGAGGTCGATTTCAACAATCTGCCTTTCGGAAAACACTTCTCCGACCATATGTTCGTGGCGGACTTTATTGACGGCGAATGGACAAGTCAAATGATTGTGCCGTTCGACAACTTTACGCTGAGTCCGGCCCTATCGTCGCTGCATTACGGTCAGTCGATTTTTGAAGGCATGAAAGCGTTTAAAAACGAAGCGGGTGAAGTGCGCCTGTTCCGTCCGTACGAAAACTTCAAACGGATGAACGAGTCGGCCAAGCGGATGTGCATGGCCACGCTGACGGAAGACGTATTCATGGGCGGTCTGGAAGCGCTGCTGCGCGTCGACGCCGACTGGGTACCGTCGTCGCCGGAAAGCTCGCTGTACGTTCGTCCGTACATGTTTGCGACCGATACGTATCTGGGCGTCGCGCCGTCGAAAACGTACCGGTTCTGCATTTTCACCTGCCCGGTCGGTGCGTATTACTCGAAACCACCAAAGCTGAAAATCGAGACGGAATACATCCGCTCGGCCCCCGGTGGCGTCGGCTTCGCGAAGTGCGCTGGTAACTACGCCGGATCGATGTATCCGACCCTTCTGGCACAACAGCAGGGCTACGACCAACTGATCTGGACCGACGCCCGCGAGCACAAATACATCGAGGAATCGGGCACGATGAACATCATGTTCGTGATCGACGGTAAGCTGGTGACGCCCGCTACGTCGGATTCGATTCTGAAAGGCGTTACCCGTGATTCGCTGCTTCAGATTGCCCGCAGTATGGGTATCGAAGTCGAGGAGCGGCTGGTATCGATCGACGAGGTGCTTACGGGCATTGAAAGCGGTCGTCTGACGGAAGCCTTCGGTGCCGGAACGGCGGTTGGTGCGTCGCCTTACGCGCTGATCGGCTACAACGGCAAAGACTATATGCTGCCCGAATATGGCCCTACCGATTCGGTAGCGGTTAAACTACGCGATCAGATGAACGCGATCCGTACCGGTCAGGTAGAGGATACGTTTGGCTGGGTGCATACGGTGTAG
- a CDS encoding cob(I)yrinic acid a,c-diamide adenosyltransferase, which yields MKIYTKTGDTGQTALIGGRRVSKAELRIDAYGTVDELNAWVGLLRDQPVNTTRIAELAEIQDRLFTIGAELATDPDKSVKKALPAIVESDVVRLEESMDAMDAELPELRAFVLPGGHQSVSFCHLARTVCRRTERIVIALNAQETVDPLVIQYLNRLSDYFFVLGRSMAQALAADEIEWKPRV from the coding sequence ATGAAGATTTACACAAAAACGGGGGATACTGGCCAAACAGCTCTGATTGGTGGTCGGCGGGTGAGTAAGGCGGAATTACGGATTGACGCCTATGGTACGGTCGATGAGTTGAACGCCTGGGTGGGATTGCTGCGCGACCAGCCCGTCAATACTACACGAATTGCCGAACTGGCAGAGATTCAGGACCGGCTGTTTACGATCGGTGCCGAACTGGCAACGGACCCCGACAAGTCAGTAAAGAAAGCGCTACCTGCCATTGTTGAGTCGGATGTGGTGCGACTGGAAGAAAGCATGGATGCTATGGATGCTGAGTTACCGGAACTACGCGCGTTCGTGCTACCAGGCGGACATCAGTCGGTATCGTTTTGTCATCTGGCTCGGACAGTCTGCCGCCGGACTGAGCGGATCGTTATCGCGCTGAACGCGCAGGAGACGGTTGACCCACTGGTGATTCAGTACCTCAACCGATTGTCAGATTATTTTTTCGTCCTGGGCCGGTCGATGGCGCAGGCGCTGGCAGCTGACGAGATTGAATGGAAGCCAAGAGTTTAA
- a CDS encoding S-adenosylmethionine:tRNA ribosyltransferase-isomerase, which translates to MNDLPEIRLDQIQYNLPDDRIARFPLPQRDASKLLVYKNGQIEHATFTDLPNQLPADSYLVFNNTRVIPARLHFTRATGALIELFLLNPVDPETDAIPPISQAMEATGSVIWQVMIGNRKRWKPNETLETRLPTPQGEVVLRADWFDPEQSLIRFSWEPADRAFAQLIDYAGQIPLPPYLNREATDTDRDTYQTVYSEKDGAVAAPTAGLHFTPAVFDALAQRRIGHDYLTLHVGAGTFQPIKTDDVRQHFMHTEQIVYTKDNLQNLLGQIGHIIPVGTTSMRALESLYWMGVKAMRQDANPFTLDQHYAYRLPADQQPSPNEALQAVLNYMTIHELETVTAHTSIYITPGYQLRLCRGIITNFHQPGSTLILLIAALIGDDWQRVYQTALQQDYRFLSYGDSSLLLP; encoded by the coding sequence ATGAATGACCTGCCCGAAATCCGGCTGGATCAGATACAGTACAATCTACCCGACGACCGGATTGCCCGCTTCCCATTGCCCCAGCGCGACGCGTCGAAATTACTGGTTTATAAAAACGGCCAGATTGAGCACGCGACTTTTACGGACTTACCCAATCAGCTCCCCGCTGACAGTTACCTGGTGTTCAACAACACGCGGGTCATTCCTGCGCGGCTGCATTTTACACGAGCAACGGGGGCGCTTATTGAGCTTTTTCTGCTAAATCCCGTCGACCCTGAGACAGACGCGATTCCGCCGATTAGTCAGGCAATGGAGGCAACGGGCAGCGTAATATGGCAAGTGATGATCGGTAACCGCAAGCGCTGGAAACCAAACGAAACGCTGGAGACCCGTCTGCCAACGCCACAGGGCGAGGTAGTCCTCCGCGCCGACTGGTTCGATCCTGAGCAATCACTGATTCGATTCAGCTGGGAGCCTGCCGACCGGGCGTTTGCGCAGCTCATCGACTACGCCGGGCAGATTCCGTTACCTCCGTACCTCAACCGTGAAGCCACTGACACCGACCGCGACACGTATCAGACGGTTTATTCGGAAAAAGACGGGGCCGTAGCAGCTCCAACCGCCGGCCTGCATTTCACCCCCGCTGTGTTCGACGCGCTGGCACAACGCAGAATCGGCCATGACTACTTGACGCTGCATGTGGGTGCCGGGACGTTTCAGCCAATCAAAACCGACGATGTCCGGCAGCATTTTATGCATACCGAACAGATCGTTTACACTAAGGACAATCTGCAAAACCTGCTCGGCCAAATCGGGCATATCATTCCCGTCGGTACTACCTCTATGCGGGCGCTGGAAAGTCTATACTGGATGGGCGTGAAAGCGATGCGTCAGGACGCGAATCCGTTCACGCTGGATCAGCACTACGCCTACCGACTACCCGCCGATCAGCAGCCGTCACCTAACGAGGCCCTACAGGCTGTGCTCAACTACATGACCATCCACGAACTGGAGACTGTAACGGCGCACACCAGCATTTACATCACGCCCGGCTATCAGCTTCGGCTCTGCCGCGGAATCATAACAAATTTCCATCAGCCCGGCTCAACGCTGATCCTGTTGATTGCCGCGCTTATCGGCGACGACTGGCAGCGCGTTTACCAGACAGCCTTGCAGCAGGACTACCGCTTCCTGAGTTACGGCGACTCATCGTTGCTTTTACCGTAA